A region of Merismopedia glauca CCAP 1448/3 DNA encodes the following proteins:
- the gshB gene encoding glutathione synthase: MKLAFIIDPIDKLDPTHDTSVALMEAAHSLGHEVWITQANQLSVVNSQAWANLQQIEFTPVTLVDGLWVALDRWYTLGNFSLQPLEAMDAVFMRIDPPVNDAYLYATYILDYINPATTLVINSPSGLRAANEKMYALQFTQAIPETLVTQDKSIIREFVERKGAAILKPLGNKAGEGILYLEAGDRNINSLVEISTQWGTVPIMLQTYLPAAKEGDKRIIMVNGEPIGALNRIPTGKDFRGNMAVGGRVAATEITSREQEICQQLAPQLLKDGLFFVGIDIIGGYLTEVNVTSPTGIREIDRLNGSSLGKETIERIVSKFKI; this comes from the coding sequence ATGAAACTAGCCTTTATCATCGATCCAATTGACAAACTCGATCCCACTCACGATACTAGTGTGGCATTGATGGAAGCAGCACACTCACTAGGACATGAAGTCTGGATTACTCAAGCTAATCAATTAAGTGTGGTTAATTCTCAAGCTTGGGCAAACTTACAGCAGATAGAATTTACTCCAGTTACTTTGGTTGATGGGCTGTGGGTAGCACTAGATCGGTGGTATACGTTGGGAAACTTCTCTCTACAACCTCTAGAGGCGATGGATGCAGTTTTCATGCGGATAGATCCGCCAGTTAACGATGCTTACCTCTATGCCACTTATATTCTCGATTACATCAATCCAGCTACAACCTTAGTCATTAACTCTCCGTCTGGCTTGCGCGCAGCGAATGAAAAGATGTACGCATTGCAATTTACCCAAGCCATTCCCGAAACCTTGGTAACTCAAGATAAATCTATCATTCGCGAGTTTGTAGAGAGAAAAGGAGCCGCTATTCTCAAACCATTGGGAAATAAGGCGGGAGAAGGAATTTTATACCTAGAAGCAGGCGATCGCAATATAAATTCGTTAGTTGAAATTAGCACTCAATGGGGTACTGTCCCGATTATGCTGCAAACTTATCTCCCAGCCGCCAAAGAAGGAGATAAACGGATTATTATGGTCAATGGCGAACCCATAGGCGCACTCAACCGGATTCCCACAGGTAAAGACTTTCGCGGTAACATGGCTGTGGGCGGAAGAGTCGCAGCTACAGAAATAACCTCTAGAGAACAAGAGATTTGTCAGCAATTAGCACCTCAGTTACTCAAAGATGGGCTGTTTTTTGTGGGAATTGATATTATTGGGGGTTATTTGACCGAAGTAAACGTTACTAGTCCCACTGGAATTAGGGAAATCGATCGCCTGAACGGTTCCAGTTTAGGCAAAGAAACGATTGAACGGATAGTCAGCAAATTTAAGATTTAA
- a CDS encoding Gfo/Idh/MocA family protein — MKKSKAIRVAVIGTGFGQKVQIPGFQEGDRTQVVAVYHRDLAKAEAIASTHSIPHHCDNLTDLLALPEVDAVSICTPPFLHYEMGKEVLKAGKHLLLEKPTTLNVAEAQELEQLAIQQGVVTGMDFEFRFVPAWMRLAELLQEGYVGKKRLIKIDWLVSSRADATRPWNWYARKDKGGGALGAVGSHAFDYIKWLFGDIKSLSARLSTAISERPVPETGEMQPVDADDTCLITLELADGTPCQICISSVTYQGRGHFVEVYGEEGTLILGSDNQKDYVHGFHLWGAPAGKPLNELEIPHRLRFAREFADGRIAPFIRVVERWIEGIDRGESLTPSLNEGVYSQLLMDLTHQSHREGRWVDVEFPNNNPSC; from the coding sequence ATGAAAAAGAGTAAGGCAATAAGAGTAGCAGTAATTGGAACTGGATTTGGTCAAAAAGTCCAGATTCCTGGGTTTCAGGAAGGCGATCGCACCCAGGTAGTTGCAGTCTATCACCGAGATTTAGCTAAAGCAGAGGCGATCGCTTCCACCCATAGTATCCCCCATCATTGCGACAATCTTACTGACCTTCTTGCCTTGCCAGAAGTCGATGCAGTCAGTATTTGCACCCCTCCATTCCTGCATTATGAAATGGGTAAAGAGGTACTCAAAGCTGGTAAACACCTACTGTTAGAAAAACCCACAACTCTCAACGTCGCTGAAGCGCAAGAACTAGAACAATTAGCAATTCAACAAGGTGTAGTCACGGGGATGGATTTTGAGTTTCGGTTCGTCCCCGCTTGGATGCGATTGGCTGAACTTCTCCAAGAGGGATACGTCGGGAAAAAGCGCTTAATTAAGATAGATTGGCTCGTTTCCAGTCGTGCTGATGCCACTCGTCCTTGGAACTGGTATGCCAGAAAAGATAAAGGTGGTGGTGCGCTAGGTGCAGTAGGTTCCCACGCTTTTGACTATATAAAATGGCTGTTTGGAGATATTAAATCTCTCAGTGCTAGATTGAGTACCGCCATTTCTGAACGCCCAGTACCTGAAACTGGGGAAATGCAACCTGTAGATGCCGATGACACCTGTTTAATTACTCTAGAATTAGCAGATGGCACACCTTGCCAAATTTGTATTAGTTCCGTCACCTACCAAGGTAGAGGGCATTTTGTTGAGGTGTACGGTGAAGAAGGAACCTTAATTTTAGGTAGCGACAATCAAAAAGATTACGTCCACGGTTTCCATCTTTGGGGCGCGCCTGCTGGTAAACCTTTAAATGAACTCGAAATTCCCCACCGCTTGCGATTTGCAAGAGAATTTGCCGATGGGCGCATTGCTCCTTTCATTAGAGTAGTGGAACGCTGGATAGAAGGGATAGATCGGGGAGAATCTTTAACTCCATCCCTCAACGAAGGGGTTTACTCCCAGTTATTGATGGATTTAACCCATCAATCCCATCGGGAAGGTAGGTGGGTAGATGTTGAGTTTCCCAATAATAACCCAAGTTGCTAG
- the hrcA gene encoding heat-inducible transcriptional repressor HrcA, with protein MEVNLTERQKHILWATIRHYITTAEPVGSKALVEEYNLSLSPATIRNAFGWLEKVGLLYQPHTSAGRVPSDSGYRIYVDRLMKPTNTLARQVEQTLADRLQRKNGSLEALLRGAAQILATVSGYITLITLPQTQSVRLRHVQLVQVDVKRVMLIAVKDTYETSSVLMNLPETVGEVAEPEIMERELQILSNFLNSQLQGRSLLELADLDWGEIDREFQAYGDLLKMMMSDLLKQSNQPYSAQIMIYGVAEALRQPEFSELPQLQTLLHFLEDEQERLWPLIFAPSDRSVEHSSIPSSRVTVTIGSENPLEQMQTYALVSANYHQGTTAMGSIGVLGPTRMFYENTIPLVEATADYLSDALRQNNC; from the coding sequence ATGGAAGTAAATCTGACTGAGCGCCAAAAGCATATCCTTTGGGCAACTATTCGGCACTATATCACCACAGCAGAACCAGTTGGCTCGAAAGCTTTGGTAGAAGAGTATAATTTGAGCTTAAGCCCCGCGACAATTCGCAATGCTTTTGGTTGGTTAGAAAAAGTAGGATTACTCTATCAACCTCATACATCGGCGGGGAGAGTACCCTCTGATTCTGGCTATCGGATTTATGTAGATCGGTTAATGAAGCCTACCAATACTCTGGCACGTCAGGTAGAGCAGACTTTAGCAGATCGTCTTCAGCGCAAAAACGGTTCTTTAGAGGCTTTATTACGAGGTGCTGCCCAAATTCTCGCTACAGTGAGTGGTTACATTACTTTAATTACCCTACCTCAAACCCAAAGCGTTCGCCTGCGCCATGTGCAACTAGTGCAAGTAGATGTCAAGCGAGTCATGCTGATTGCGGTAAAAGATACTTATGAAACTAGTAGTGTCTTAATGAATTTACCAGAGACGGTGGGGGAAGTAGCAGAACCAGAGATTATGGAACGAGAGTTACAAATTCTCTCTAATTTTTTAAATAGTCAACTGCAAGGGCGATCGCTTTTAGAATTAGCAGATCTAGATTGGGGAGAAATAGATCGCGAATTCCAAGCCTATGGCGATCTCCTCAAAATGATGATGTCAGATCTATTAAAACAAAGTAATCAGCCCTATTCAGCCCAAATAATGATATATGGTGTAGCTGAAGCCTTGAGGCAGCCAGAATTTTCCGAATTGCCACAGTTACAGACATTATTGCACTTTTTAGAAGACGAGCAAGAGAGATTATGGCCCTTAATTTTCGCGCCTAGCGATCGCTCAGTGGAACATAGCTCAATTCCTAGTTCGCGGGTAACAGTCACCATTGGCTCAGAAAACCCCTTAGAACAAATGCAGACTTACGCTTTAGTATCTGCTAACTACCATCAAGGAACCACCGCTATGGGCAGTATAGGAGTCTTAGGACCAACTCGAATGTTCTATGAAAATACCATACCCTTAGTTGAGGCAACTGCTGATTACTTATCTGATGCTTTGAGACAAAATAATTGTTAA
- a CDS encoding AAA family ATPase, whose product MINKIDRLKENLAQTIVGKADAIRLVLVAVLSGGHVLLEDVPGVGKTLLAKSLARSIHGRFQRIQCTPDLLPTDITGTNIWNPSSREFEFLPGPVFANVLLADEINRATPRTQSALLEVMEERQITVDGVSRTVPTPFFVIATQNPVEYQGTFPLPEAQMDRFSLSLTLGYPTEAEELQMLQKLDTRTAVEDLQPCISLEDVQELRHLSSRVGVEVALQKYILALVRATRQDEEITLGASPRGTVALQKAAQALAFLEGRDYAIPDDVKFLAPHVLAHRIIPSGGRRSKAIVDRLLRSVSIP is encoded by the coding sequence ATGATAAATAAGATAGATCGACTTAAAGAAAACTTAGCTCAAACCATCGTGGGGAAAGCAGATGCCATTCGCCTAGTACTAGTGGCTGTCCTCTCTGGCGGTCATGTTTTGCTCGAAGATGTTCCTGGTGTCGGTAAAACCCTCTTAGCCAAGTCCTTAGCCCGTTCGATCCACGGTAGGTTCCAACGCATCCAGTGTACCCCCGATTTACTCCCCACTGATATTACTGGCACAAATATTTGGAATCCTAGCAGTCGAGAATTTGAATTCCTTCCAGGACCAGTTTTTGCTAACGTCCTGCTAGCTGACGAAATTAACCGCGCTACACCCCGCACTCAATCAGCATTACTAGAGGTGATGGAAGAGAGACAAATTACCGTAGATGGAGTTTCTCGCACTGTTCCCACTCCTTTTTTTGTGATTGCTACCCAAAACCCCGTGGAGTATCAAGGGACATTTCCCTTACCAGAAGCTCAAATGGACAGGTTTAGTCTCTCTTTAACCTTGGGATATCCTACTGAAGCTGAAGAGTTGCAAATGCTGCAAAAACTAGATACCAGAACCGCAGTCGAAGATTTACAACCTTGTATTTCTCTAGAAGATGTACAAGAGTTGCGCCATCTATCTAGTCGGGTAGGGGTGGAAGTTGCTTTGCAAAAATATATTCTGGCTTTGGTGCGCGCCACCCGTCAAGATGAAGAAATTACCCTAGGTGCGAGTCCTAGAGGAACTGTGGCTTTACAAAAAGCGGCTCAAGCTTTAGCTTTCTTAGAAGGGCGCGATTATGCAATTCCTGATGATGTCAAGTTTCTTGCGCCTCATGTTCTAGCACATCGTATCATTCCTTCAGGAGGGCGCAGGAGTAAAGCTATAGTTGATCGCTTGTTGCGTTCTGTCTCTATTCCCTAA
- the psb34 gene encoding photosystem II assembly protein Psb34, with product MQYKDEAGRLNNFAKEPKMYGAEPPTATEKRNYVFMGIAAMALVSGLTAIAFSIQ from the coding sequence ATGCAATATAAAGATGAAGCTGGAAGACTAAATAACTTTGCCAAAGAACCTAAAATGTATGGTGCTGAGCCACCTACAGCTACAGAAAAGCGCAACTATGTATTTATGGGAATTGCGGCAATGGCTTTGGTTAGCGGTTTAACTGCGATCGCCTTTTCTATCCAATAA
- the grxC gene encoding glutaredoxin 3 translates to MSARVEIYTWRMCPFCIRAKQLLKAKGVEFTEYSIDGDEAARGQMAQRANGRRSLPQIFINDQHIGGCDDIHALEKKGQLDPLLA, encoded by the coding sequence ATGAGCGCTAGAGTAGAAATCTATACTTGGAGAATGTGCCCTTTTTGCATCCGCGCCAAGCAACTCCTCAAAGCCAAAGGGGTCGAATTTACCGAATACAGCATTGATGGAGATGAAGCTGCTAGAGGACAAATGGCGCAAAGAGCTAACGGTCGCCGCTCTCTACCCCAAATCTTCATTAATGACCAGCATATAGGCGGTTGTGACGATATTCACGCTTTAGAAAAGAAAGGTCAGCTAGATCCTCTGCTAGCCTAA
- a CDS encoding bifunctional riboflavin kinase/FAD synthetase has product METALTPTTVALGNFDGVHRGHLQVVQAILPSNLPESVTDAYPTVVTFDPHPQEFFSGQKKTLLTTVEEKVTQLRSLGVKQVVVLPFNQSLAKLTPQEFVEDILVQKLQATCVSVGENFCFGSKRSGTTADLQTIAAKFGIEVIVVPLYKCGGDRISSSLIREALLNANLDTANRFLGRPYPLTGTVVAGKQLGRTIGFPTANLELPPEKFLPQSGVYCVEILINGQTIELEPHPLQGVMNIGNRPTVDGTVTTVEVHIFNWSGDLYGREITVSLGKFLRSEQKFANLDALKNQIAADCQAAKAFFT; this is encoded by the coding sequence GTGGAAACAGCTTTAACTCCGACAACTGTGGCTTTAGGCAACTTTGATGGCGTTCATCGAGGACATCTACAAGTAGTTCAAGCTATCCTTCCGTCTAATTTACCGGAATCGGTCACAGATGCTTATCCGACAGTAGTTACCTTCGATCCTCATCCCCAAGAGTTTTTTAGCGGTCAGAAGAAGACTTTACTGACAACTGTAGAGGAAAAAGTGACTCAATTGCGATCGCTTGGAGTTAAGCAAGTGGTAGTACTTCCGTTTAATCAATCTTTGGCTAAACTCACCCCCCAAGAATTTGTCGAAGATATCTTGGTGCAGAAACTGCAAGCTACCTGCGTCAGCGTTGGCGAAAACTTCTGTTTTGGCTCTAAAAGATCGGGGACGACGGCAGATTTACAGACAATAGCGGCTAAGTTTGGGATTGAAGTCATTGTAGTTCCATTATACAAATGTGGGGGCGATCGCATCAGCAGTTCTCTGATTCGTGAAGCCTTACTGAATGCGAATTTAGACACAGCTAACCGTTTTTTAGGTAGACCTTACCCCCTCACGGGTACAGTAGTTGCAGGTAAACAACTAGGAAGAACCATTGGCTTTCCTACCGCTAACTTAGAACTACCACCCGAAAAGTTTTTACCTCAATCTGGAGTCTACTGCGTAGAAATCTTAATTAATGGGCAAACTATTGAATTAGAGCCTCATCCGCTCCAAGGTGTCATGAATATTGGGAATCGACCCACAGTAGATGGTACTGTGACTACAGTCGAAGTCCATATATTCAATTGGTCTGGTGACTTATACGGACGAGAAATTACCGTTAGTTTGGGAAAATTTCTCAGATCTGAACAAAAGTTTGCCAATCTTGATGCCCTCAAAAACCAAATTGCAGCAGATTGTCAAGCAGCGAAAGCCTTTTTCACATGA
- a CDS encoding Uma2 family endonuclease, translating to MTALTLNLNRKKQEVEIYRLGQEVEVLKSPQTISGENVLPGLSLNLSKIWG from the coding sequence ATGACAGCCCTGACACTCAACCTTAACCGCAAAAAACAGGAAGTAGAAATCTATCGTTTAGGACAAGAAGTAGAAGTTTTGAAATCGCCTCAAACTATTTCTGGAGAAAATGTTTTACCTGGTTTGAGCCTCAATCTGTCAAAAATTTGGGGATAA